Proteins co-encoded in one Triplophysa dalaica isolate WHDGS20190420 chromosome 16, ASM1584641v1, whole genome shotgun sequence genomic window:
- the LOC130437848 gene encoding protocadherin beta-15-like: protein MMDSRSSLVFAQMFGFAFFVLMAHTANGDVSYSIPEEMKRGSVIGNIAKDLGLDVNKLSFRKARIDTEGNRKRFCEINLKSGELTVAERIDREALCGKKASCVLNQDLVLENPLELHRWILSIEDINDNSPQFKQSIIKFEISESADKGSRYLVDEANDPDIGVNSVQSFMLQNNDNFLLSVMTGANRGKYGELVLNKELDREQQKEVTLILTAVDGGTPPRSGTVAIHITVLDANDNAPVFSQAVYKVSLPENSPVDTVVVTVSATDADEGQNGEVTYEFGNVSESLLEIFFLDAITGEIRQTAPIDYEEGSSFELPIQAKDGQGLAGRSILLIDVVDINDNAPIVIIKSLNIPVPENASPSTEVGIINVQDRDSENNGQVRCSIQQNVPFKLVPSIKNYYSLVTTGELDRELVSDYNITITATDEGSPPLSSTKNIYFTVSDVNDNPPVFEEKNYRAHVQENNKPVSSICSVSAADIDWRQNGTVVYSLLPSDNNDAPVSSFLSINADTGVIHAMRLFDYEQLKSFKVLVLARDNGSPPLSSNVTLSVFITDENDNIPQILYPSPDGNSFMTEMVPKAAQAGSLVSKVIAVDADSGQNAWLTYHIIKASDPGLFTIGVHSGEIRTQRDISESDSMKQNIIVSVRDNGQPSLSATCALHLLISDNLAEVPELKDMSHEESSSKLTFYLIIALVSVSTFFLTFIIIVLAVRFCRRRKPRLNFDGAVAIPSAYLPPNYAEVDGTGTIRSAYNYDAYLTTGSSASDFKFVRSYNEDTLAADMTLRKTQSSVDDLEGLDADINYSLQFLTFARSVAVHLYYHQQ from the coding sequence ATGATGGATTCGAGAAGCTCCCTTGTCTTTGCTCAGATGTTCGGCTTTGCGTTTTTCGTGCTTATGGCGCACACCGCTAATGGAGACGTGAGCTATTCAATTCCGGAGGAGATGAAACGCGGATCTGTGATTGGAAATATAGCCAAAGATCTCGGGCTCGATGTGAATAAGCTTTCGTTTCGTAAGGCTCGCATTGACACTGAAGGTAACAGAAAACGATTTtgtgaaattaatttgaaatCTGGAGAACTGACCGTAGCGGAGAGAATCGACAGAGAGGCGCTTTGTGGAAAAAAAGCTTCGTGCGTTTTAAACCAAGACCTCGTGCTGGAAAATCCTTTAGAACTGCATCGCTGGATTCTCAGTATTGAGGATATAAATGATAATTCACCGCAGTTCAAACAAAGTATAATCAAATTCGAAATAAGTGAATCGGCAGACAAAGGATCTCGGTATTTAGTAGATGAAGCCAATGATCCAGATATTGGTGTGAATTCAGTGCAGTCATTTATGTTGCAAAACAATGATAATTTTCTTCTTAGTGTAATGACTGGAGCAAATAGAGGAAAATATGGCGAGCTCGTACTGAATAAAGAGTTGGATCGCGAGCAGCAGAAAGAGGTGACTTTAATTCTTACTGCGGTTGACGGTGGGACTCCACCGAGATCAGGTACTGTAGCCATACACATTACTGTGCTGGATGCTAATGATAATGCTCCAGTCTTTAGTCAGGCCGTCTATAAAGTCAGTCTGCCTGAAAATTCTCCTGTAGATACTGTAGTGGTTACAGTCAGCGCTACTGATGCTGACGAGGGTCAGAATGGAGAGGTGACATACGAATTTGGCAATGTATCCGAAAGTCTTCTTGAAATATTTTTCCTTGATGCGATAACTGGTGAGATAAGACAAACTGCACCAATTGATTATGAGGAGGGGAGTTCATTTGAATTGCCAATTCAGGCCAAAGATGGTCAAGGGCTTGCAGGTCGGTCTATTTTGTTGATAGATGTTGTTGATATCAATGATAACGCTCCTATAGTAATAATAAAATCTCTAAATATTCCCGTTCCAGAGAATGCGTCACCCAGTACAGAGGTTGGCATCATCAATGTGCAGGACAGAGACTCTGAGAATAACGGACAGGTGCGCTGCTCCATTCAGCAAAACGTCCCATTTAAACTCGTTCCTTCAATTAAAAATTACTATTCTCTAGTGACCACAGGTGAATTAGACCGTGAGTTAGTTTCTGATTATAACATCACAATTACTGCTACTGATGAGGGATCACCGCCTTTATCTTCCACTAAGAATATTTACTTTACTGTATCTGACGTGAATGATAATCCACCTGTATTTGAAGAAAAGAATTACAGAGCTCACGTGCAAGAAAATAACAAACCGGTCTCTTCTATTTGTTCAGTATCCGCGGCAGACATTGACTGGAGACAGAATGGAACTGTAGTTTATTCTCTGTTACCTTCTGATAACAATGACGCACCGGTTTCCTCCTTTTTATCCATCAACGCTGACACCGGAGTCATTCATGCCATGAGATTGTTTGATTATGAACAGCTGAAAAGTTTTAAAGTGCTGGTGTTAGCCAGAGATAACGGTTCTCCTCCTCTGAGTAGTAACGTGACCTTGAGTGTCTTCATAACAGATGAGAATGACAACATCCCTCAGATATTATACCCATCTCCTGATGGAAACTCCTTCATGACCGAGATGGTACCCAAAGCTGCTCAGGCGGGCTCTCTTGTGTCCAAGGTGATTGCCGTGGACGCGGATTCAGGACAGAACGCGTGGCTCACCTATCACATTATTAAAGCGAGTGATCCGGGACTTTTCACTATCGGTGTTCACAGTGGAGAAATAAGAACACAGCGAGACATTTCTGAATCTGACagtatgaaacaaaacattattgtcTCAGTGAGAGATAACGGACAGCCCTCTCTCTCCGCCACGTGCGcattacatttacttatatCGGATAATTTGGCTGAAGTTCCAGAACTGAAAGACATGTCTCATGAAGAGAGCAGCTCAAAACTcactttttatttgatcatcGCGCTTGTGTCCGTTTCAACTTTCTTTTTGACCTTCATCATCATCGTTCTGGCCGTGAGGTTTTGTCGCAGGAGAAAGCCCAGACTAAATTTTGATGGAGCTGTAGCCATTCCCAGCGCATATCTCCCTCCAAATTACGCAGAGGTGGACGGCACGGGAACTATCCGTAGCGCTTATAATTATGACGCATACCTGACCACAGGCTCGAGCGCGAGTGACTTCAAGTTCGTCAGATCTTATAATGAGGACACACTAGCGGCTGACATGACGCTAAGAAAGACTCAGTCCTCTGTAGATGATCTTGAGGGACTTGATGCTGACATAAATTATTCTCTTCAG